The genomic DNA GTTGGACAGCCCGACAGAGAGACAGGCAGGAGCACAGGCCTCTCTGAGCGAACCTTACCCCTGCCTGCACTACGCGCACGCCTCTCAGCCTTCTTTTGCGGCGCTCTCGCCAGTCTGGGACTGGGCGGGCGCTGCAGCAGGAACAGGCTGAGTTGTGAGAGCAGCCTCCCCGGCCTCTTCGGCTTCGACGGTGGGCAGCTCCACTTTCACCACGGGCTCGTGTGGATCGGTCAAGAGGCGCACATTAGGCGGCAGCTTGATCTCGCCAGCATGGAGGATCTGGTCTACCTCAACCAGCGGCGAGACGTCGACCTCGATCGCTTCAGGGATCTCCGTGGCGCGACAGGCCACTTCAAGCGCATCGAGGAGGCGCAGCAAAGTGCCACCGCTCTCTTTGACCGCCGGCGACTCGCCGACCAGATGCAGCGGCACTTTGACTTCAACCTCCTCCTCCTGGCTCACGCGGTAGAAATCTACGTGGAGAATCTTGCCGGTGCAGGGGTCGCGCTGAATGCTGTGCACCAGGGCCGTCTCCGTCAGTGAGTCTCCCGGAATACGCAGGGTAACCAGGCTGGCGGCCTTATGCTGGCGGTGGAAGCGCTCGAAAGCCGCGGCC from Thermogemmatispora onikobensis includes the following:
- a CDS encoding 50S ribosomal protein L25; the protein is MAPMAELEVQRRQVLGKATRRLRRQGIIPANIFGHKEPSLAVQLEAAAFERFHRQHKAASLVTLRIPGDSLTETALVHSIQRDPCTGKILHVDFYRVSQEEEVEVKVPLHLVGESPAVKESGGTLLRLLDALEVACRATEIPEAIEVDVSPLVEVDQILHAGEIKLPPNVRLLTDPHEPVVKVELPTVEAEEAGEAALTTQPVPAAAPAQSQTGESAAKEG